The DNA sequence GACGATGACCCTCACGATCCGATCGGCGCTGGCGGCCGATATCGACGACCTCTCGACCCTGGCCGCTCTGACCTTCCCGCTCGCGTGTCCGCCCGACCTGCCCCGTGCGTCGGTGGAGGCGTTCGTGCGCGACACACTCGGGCCCACCTCGTTCCGCGGGTACCTGGAGGACCCGACCCATCGACTCCTCGCCGGTGTCGGGCCCGATGGCGACATCCTGGCCTACGCCCTGCTCGTCGAGGGCACCGCGATGGACGAGTCCTGCGCGCGGGTGATCTCGAGCCGCCCGACCGTGGGTGTCAGCAAGTTTTATCTCCACCCGTGCCTGCACGGCAGCGGCGAAGCCGGTCGGCTCCTCGACGCCGTGGTGCGGCACGCGCAGGACTCCGGCGCGCGGAGTCTGTGGCTGGCGACGAACGTGGCGAACTCGAGAGCGCTCGCCTTCTACGCCCGGAGCGGTTTCGAGAGACGGGGGCACCGCGACTTCATGGTCGGGGGCGTGCGGAACCGCGACGTCGTCCTGGAACG is a window from the Dietzia sp. JS16-p6b genome containing:
- a CDS encoding N-acetyltransferase, with product MTLTIRSALAADIDDLSTLAALTFPLACPPDLPRASVEAFVRDTLGPTSFRGYLEDPTHRLLAGVGPDGDILAYALLVEGTAMDESCARVISSRPTVGVSKFYLHPCLHGSGEAGRLLDAVVRHAQDSGARSLWLATNVANSRALAFYARSGFERRGHRDFMVGGVRNRDVVLERPVQRPL